From the Terriglobia bacterium genome, the window GACCTACGCCCAGGGACAGCTCCGCTGTCCCGTTGAAGAAAAGCCGAGACCGTCGCTCAGCGACTGATTCTTGGAGTTTTTGACAGATGTGGTGGCGGCGGTAGGACTCGAACCTACGACCTACGCCCAGGGACAGCTCCGCTGTCCCGTTGAAGAAAAGCCGAGACCGTCGCTCAGCGACTGATTCTTGGAGTTTTTGACAGATGTGGTGGCGGCGGTAGGACTCGAACCTACGACCTACGGATTATGAGACCGTCGCTCTAACCACCTGAGCTACACCGCCATTGGGTAGGTAAGTGATGAAATTATAACATCTTGCGCGGTTCCCAAAAAACTTGACGGATCGGCCGAGACCGCGGCGCCCGCTTGCATTGCGTGCGCGCGCTACGCGTCGCGGTGCACCGTGTCCGGGGAAAACGCTGGCAGGCAGATGGCGATGTATTCCGTGGCTTCGTCCGGCGTGGAATATTGGATCCACTCGCCGGGGTGGGCGATGACCGCTTGCCCGGCAGTGACGTCAAAGCTGCCCTGCTTGTGGCGCACGCGCAGGCGGCCGCGCAGGACGATGGTGTACTCTGCAAACTCCGGCGCCTGGCCCGGCTCCTCCCAACCTTGCGGGCTGCGCATGTGGGCCACACTCAAGCGTCCCTCTGCTGTGTTCAGGCGGCCAATATATTCGTCAATCAGCTTGGGCATGTTGCCGGCGGCGGTGACGCGCGTGGGAGCTGCAATCAGTTTGGGCACGTTCTCGAGTTCTCCTGCTTTCACAATATTGTTTTCGGTGCGGAATATCGCCTCGTTCGTGGGTGGTCTGCCACGCCATTCGCGTCACGACATTTCCTTCACCACTTCCGCGCACAAAAAGGTACCATAACAGGTTTTGAAATCCAGTGGCCACGCCGCTGATCTCTTATCTCTTGATCCACAAGCGGGGAGGATTCATGAAGCACGTCCGCCGTTATTCTTGCTTAGTTACTGCCGCTCTCTTCATCTTTGGCGTTTCACTCGCGTGGGCGCAAACCACGGTCAACGAGCGTCTGCTGGTGGACGCCACCGACGCGCCGCGCAACATCATGCACTCCACGGTGACCATTCCGGTGACGCCGGGGGCGGTCACGCTGGTCTATCCCAAATGGATTCCCGGCAACCACCGGCCCACAGGCCCCATTCAGAACCTCACCGGCCTGCACATCAAGGCCGCTGGACAAGACCAGGACCTTGCGTGGCAGCGCGACCTGGAAGACATGTATGCCTTCCACGTGCAGGTCCCCGCCGGAGTGAAGGAAATACAAGCGTCGTTTGACACTATCACGTATGCCGGCGAGCGCTCCGCATCGTCCAGCAAAGTGCTGGACCTCAACTGGAACCAAGTGGTGCTCTACCCTGCGCTGTTCAATAACAAAGATACGGCTTCGGACGCGGTGCAAGTGACGGCCTCCATTCACTTGCCGGAAGGCTGGAAGTTCGGCACCGCGCTGCCGGTGAAATCGCAATCGGGAAGCACCGCCGACTTTGAGCCCGTCACGCTGACCCGCTTGGTGGATTCGCCGCTGATCGCCGGCGCGTTGTACCGCCAGATCGCGCTTACCGCCGCGGGAGAGACCCCGGTCCACGTAATTGACATGGTGGGCGAAAGCGAAGAATCGCTGGCGATGACGCCCAGCGACCTGGCCAGCTACAAACAGCTGGTCGCCGAGACGGGCAAGCTTTTCGGCGCGCGCCACTATGAGAAATATCACTTCCTCTGGACGCTGAGCAATCAAACCGCGCACCACGGGCTGGAGCACCACGAGTCCAGCGACAACGGCACCGTGGAAGACGTCTTCAGCAATCCCAACTCGCACAACCTGGAAGCGGACTTGCTGCCGCACGAGTTTGTGCATTCCTGGAACGGCAAATATCGCCGGCCCGCGGGGCTGGTCACGTCCAACTACCAGGCGCCCATGCACGGCGACCTGCTGTGGGTCTATGAAGGCATGACCGACTATTGGGGGAACATTCTGGCGGCGCGCACCGGGCTGCGTTCGCCGGAGCAGTTCCGGGAAAACCTGGCGTTTACCGCCGCGGAACTCGACCATCGCGCCGGGCGAACCTGGCGTCCGCTGCAGGACACGGCGACTTCGGTGCAGATCCTGTTTGCCGCCCCGCCGCAATGGACGAGCTGGCGCCGCTCCGCCGACTACTATCCGGAAGGTTACCTTCTCTGGCTGGAAGTGGACGCGCTGATCCGCCGCCAGACGAACGGCCAAAAGTCGCTCAACGATTTCTGCCGCATTTTCTACGGCGGTCCCAGCGGACGGCCGGCGGTGGTCCCCTACAAATTTGAAGACGTGGTGGCCGCGCTGAATCAAGTGTCGGCATACGACTGGGCCAAGCTGTTGCGCGAACGCCTGGATTCCAAGTCCGCCCACGCTCCCCTGGGCGGTATCGAAAACGGCGGCTGGAAGCTGGTCTACACCGGCGAGAAGAACGCCACCATGGACGCTGCGGAGAAAACCGGCGGCTCGCTCGACGCAAGATTTTCCCTGGGCATGCTGATCACCAAAGAAGGCGACGTGCGCGACGTGGTCCCCGGCTCTCCCGCGTACCAGGCCGGGCTGGGAGCGGGGATGAAGGTGATCGCCGTGAACGGCCGCAAGTGGTCCAAAGATGTGATGCGCGCCGCCCTGCACTTTGCCACCGTGAACCACAAGCCCATCGCGGTCCTGGCGGAAAACGGAGATTATTTCAACACCTATCAGGTGAATTACGATGGCGGAGAAAAGTATCCGCATCTGGTGCGCGATGAAACGAAGACGGATGTGCTGAGCGAGATTGCCAAGGCGACAAATTAGACCTGCGTCTTGCTTACGCCCGCATCTTGGACACCGCGGCGGTGCGCTCCAGTTTGTCCCAGGCAAAAGGTTTGCCGTCCACAGCGCGCTTGATGGTCCGCACCAGCACGGCGGAGAAGAGCTGGCGGTAGGTGAAGCGCTGCAGCCACAAATGCAGAAGCAACTGTGCGTCCTCGCCCCGGCCTTTCTCCCGGCGTTCCAGCAAAAACGCCAGCGCGGAGGCGATGAAATCAATTACCAGGAACAGGACAAAATACAGCAGCAGCCGCTCAAAGCTTCTGGGGTCGGTGCTTTCCGGGTGGAAGTACCGCTTCAGGAGGAAGTTCAGCGTCCCCAGCAGGAACATCACGTCAATAAACGGTGAGAGCAGGGGCAGCATGATCTGGAAGATGATGATGTTGGGCAGAGCGATCCATCCCAGGCGGCTGCGCCGGCGGATGGACGCGCCGTGCTTCCACACCGCCTGAAGAATCCCGAACGACCAGCGGAAACGCTGGCGCATGAGCCCGCTGGCGGTGGTGGGCGCCTCCGTAAACGCCAGCGCGCGGTCTTCATTCACCACGCGCAGGCCTTTTTCCAGCAAGGTCATGGTGAGATCAGCGTCTTCGGCCACGGTGTCCGTGTGGTAGGCGCCGGCTTCGCGCACGGCCGAGGTGCGCCAGGCGCCAATGGCCCCGGGGACCACGCTGACCGCGCCAAAAACATTCAAGGCCCGGCGTTCAAAGTTCTGGCTGGTGATGTATTCCAGCGCCTGCCAGCGCGTCCAGAGATTTACGCGGTTGCCGACTTTGGCGTTGCCGGCCACGGCGCCGACTTTGGGGTCGGCAAAGTGCGGCACCAGGCGGGAGATGGCGGTGCGCGCGATCATGGTGTCCGCGTCAATGCCCACGTAGATTTCGTCCTGGGTATGCTGCAACGCGTAGTTCAGGGCTTCGGCTTTGCCGGCGTTGGCTTTGGTGAGCAGCAGCACGCGTCCCGCGGCAATCTCGTCTTTGAATTTTTCACGGACCACGGCCGTAGTGCTGTCTGTGGAGCCGTCATCCACTACGATGGTATGCAGGTGCGGGTAGTCGGACGCCAGCACCGATTCCACGGTGTGCGCGATGACTTTCTCTTCGTTGTACGCCGGGATGATCACGGTGACGGCCGGCTTGAAATCGGGCGCCACCGGAGGCCCAGCGCCGAACAAGCGGTCAAACGTGGCCAGCGCCCCGATGCCCACCAGACGGCCGCTCATCAGAACGTCGCCCACCAGGAACACTCCAATGATGAAAGACTGAAGAAGGCTGAGGAGAGTAAACGAAGCATCGTTCAGGCGCGCGGCCCAAACCTCATTGGCCGCGAGTTGCGGCATCACTTCAGCGCGGGTCTTGCCCAACAGCTCTTCCACGCTCACGATCCTGAACCCGTGGGCGCGCAGGCCGTCAATGATCAGAGGCAGGGCTTTGACGGTGGCTTCGCGGTCGCCGCCGCCATCGTGCAGCAGAATAATGTTGCCGCAGACCGGCGTCGCCTGCTTTTTACAGGCGGCGGTGGAGAACCGCGCGGCCTGGCTCAGCACCCCTTCCACAATCTGCTCCGGCGTGCGGCCAGCCTGCCAGTCATTGGGATCAATCTTGGAGCCCACCGTGATGTAGCCCAGGCTCTGCACCTGCTCAATGGGACGCACCTGGTCCGCCACGTCCGGCTCCTGGTCAATCGAGTAAGGCGGACGGAAGAAGAGGGGCTTCACACCCA encodes:
- a CDS encoding cupin — protein: MPKLIAAPTRVTAAGNMPKLIDEYIGRLNTAEGRLSVAHMRSPQGWEEPGQAPEFAEYTIVLRGRLRVRHKQGSFDVTAGQAVIAHPGEWIQYSTPDEATEYIAICLPAFSPDTVHRDA
- a CDS encoding M61 family peptidase, which gives rise to MKHVRRYSCLVTAALFIFGVSLAWAQTTVNERLLVDATDAPRNIMHSTVTIPVTPGAVTLVYPKWIPGNHRPTGPIQNLTGLHIKAAGQDQDLAWQRDLEDMYAFHVQVPAGVKEIQASFDTITYAGERSASSSKVLDLNWNQVVLYPALFNNKDTASDAVQVTASIHLPEGWKFGTALPVKSQSGSTADFEPVTLTRLVDSPLIAGALYRQIALTAAGETPVHVIDMVGESEESLAMTPSDLASYKQLVAETGKLFGARHYEKYHFLWTLSNQTAHHGLEHHESSDNGTVEDVFSNPNSHNLEADLLPHEFVHSWNGKYRRPAGLVTSNYQAPMHGDLLWVYEGMTDYWGNILAARTGLRSPEQFRENLAFTAAELDHRAGRTWRPLQDTATSVQILFAAPPQWTSWRRSADYYPEGYLLWLEVDALIRRQTNGQKSLNDFCRIFYGGPSGRPAVVPYKFEDVVAALNQVSAYDWAKLLRERLDSKSAHAPLGGIENGGWKLVYTGEKNATMDAAEKTGGSLDARFSLGMLITKEGDVRDVVPGSPAYQAGLGAGMKVIAVNGRKWSKDVMRAALHFATVNHKPIAVLAENGDYFNTYQVNYDGGEKYPHLVRDETKTDVLSEIAKATN